The DNA sequence GCCCGGGAGTGGCGGTCGTTCTCGACCTGGCCGGATACGTCAGGCACGAGCAGGAAGAGTCTCTACCTGCACGCGGGCGGCCGGCTCTCCTTCGATCCGCCCAAGCCCGGCGAGGCGGCGTTCGACGAGTACACCTCCGATCCGGCACACCCGGTGCCGTACCGCTCCAGGCCGATCGAGCAGACCTACGACAAGCGCGGATCGAGGTGGCGGAACTGGGAGACGGAGGACCAGCGCTTCGTGGATGGGCGCCCCGACGTGGCCACCTGGACCTCCGAGCCGCTCACCGAGGACGTGCGGATCGCGGGCGACGTGACGGCGAAGCTGGTCGCGTCCACCACCGGTTCCGACGCGGACTGGGTGGTGAAGCTCATCGACGTGCAGCCCGACAGCGTGCCCGGCGACTGGGAAATGGGAGGCTACGAGCTGATGGTGGCGCACGAGATCATGCGCGGCCGCTACCGCAAGAGCTTCTCGGCGCCAGAGCGGCTCGCGCCGAATACGCCGCTCGGTTTCACGGTGGACCTGCACCAGCAGGTCTATTCGTTCAAGAAGGGGCACCGGATCATGGTGCAGGTGCAGAGCACCTGGTTCCCGGTGTACGACCGGAATCCGCAGACCTGGGTGCCCAACATCTTCCAGGCGAAGGCGGGGGACTTCAAGGCGCAGCGGCACCGGGTGTGGCACACGGTGGGGCGGGCGTCGAGGGTGGAGGTGTGGGTGGGGCGGACTACTGGCTCGCGGTAAACAACTCGCAACGATGTCAGTAGCCCTGTGCCGCTCAGCATCAATGATGGGCTCCGCCAACGAAGCGAGTCACGCGTGGCACCTCCTCAACTTACCCCTAAGAGATCCTTGGGGACGCTGCCTAACGGCCCGCAGCTGTACGCGCGGGCTACACCGCACTGGCCCGCTTCTGCACACCAGTGAGTCGAGGCCGCTATGAGAGCCAACTTGGCGCGTTCGAAGTCGTCGACGGACTGAACGCCGACCGCTCGGGGTCATACGGCGTGTCCCGATGCGACCGGATTCGCCCGGCGAAGCGATAACCATGACCTGTGTGGCGGCGTGCCACCTGACAATATGTCACACGGCAAGCGGGAAGCCTGCTGAGCTGGGCGCGATCGCGCCAACCCGACGTACTATGGAGTCGAAGCGCGGGTCACCGCGGAAAGGGTCGAAGGCGGGCTCACACGAGATGAAAATCATAAAGCCGGCTCGATCCTCGTACCCACGCTCGAGGTACTCAAATGCACGGTCCATCTGACCGAGCCGGGCGTAAGCCCACGCGATACCTACAGGCCAGACGTATTCCGTCGACTCTCGCGAATGGATCTCCCGCAGGAGCTCGTACGCCTCTGTGGTCTGGCCGGCCGCCGCGAGGCCCCAGGCGAGCAGTGTCGCATACGACATGATCGGCGCGCGCTTGACCAATTCGCGTAAGGGAGCGATCGCCTCTGATGCTCGGCCGAGCGCGATCAATACGGCTCCGTGCGTCCAGAGTATAAAGACGTCCTCTGGCAGCTGCGACTCAGCGGCAATTATCTCAGCGAGTGCTTCGTCGTAGCGTCGTGCCCAGTAGTTGAACCACATCGCATTGTCGCGCACTGCCGGCGCGGCGGGGTCGAGCTCCACGCCGCGCTGTCCGGCGTCAACTGCTTCAGCCAACCTGCCCACGGCAGCGAGATGGAAGCCGTAGACAATGTGGCCCCACGCGTAGTTCGGATTCAGTGCAAGCGCTCGCTCAAAGCGTGCCTCGGCAGCGTTCCAGTCGAAGTGAATCCACTCTTCGAACTTGCCCAGTATGACATGCGCTTCGGCGACGTCTGGGTCGAGCTCGAGCGCCTTTGACGCGACTACGGTGGCCTTTCCATACCCGTCACGCGGGCGCATGCCGAAGTAGCCGGCACCATACCAGCCATAGGCGATCGCGAGGCCTCCATACGCCCTTGCGAAGCGGGGATCCAGGTCGATGGCACGCTCAAAATACTCGATCGCCTTCGCAAGCCCGTCCGGTTTGGCTTGGTTTTGTTGCCGGGCAAGCAGATAGAGGTTGTAGGCTTCCATATCTTCCGTGGGGCGATGCCCGAAGCGGCGGCGCTCCTCCGGAGAGAGCCGCGTCCGGAGCGCGCCCGTTATCCGCTCTGCCACGTCACTTTGTATCGCGAACACGTCCGTCAGGTCGCGATCAAACGTCTCCGACCATAGGTGCTCGTCGCTTCGCGCCTCGATGAGCTGGGCAACGATTCGCAGGCGAGTCCCGGCACGGCGCACGCTCCCTTCCACGACATGTGACGCATGTAGCTCTTCCGCTATGTCCACGAGCGACCGCTGTAGCCCCTTGTAACGCATCGCGGTGGTTCGCGAGATGACTCTCAGCCCACGCACAAGCGAGAGCTGGGCGATGATGTCCTCGGTCATCCCGTCGCTGAAGTACTCGTCGTCCGAGCTAGCATTCATGTTGACAAGCGGCAGCACGATGATCGTCGGTCGCTCGGGTGCCGCGACGCTGGCGATCGCAGGTCTCGATTGTGTCTCCAGCGTCTGAGCGAATTCCGAGCTGCTGGTGAATCGGTCCGAAGGCTCGACTGCGAGCGCCCTTCTGAACACCTGCTGCATCGAGACAGAGATGGATCCCGGCCAGGCTTCGAAAGGGATCGGCCGGAAACGCTGTAGCAGAACCGCTTGAGGGGTCGGCCCCGAAAAGAGCGGTGACCCTGTCAGCATCTCAAACGTCACGCAGGCGAGACTGTACTGGTCGGAACGACCGTCCACTTCCCCGCCGGCGCCCTGTTCCGGACTCATGTATGCCGGCGTACCCACAAGAAGGCCGGTCTGGGTCAGCCCAGCATGAGTCGCGACACTAACTCCCTTGGCGATTCCGAAGTCGGCTACATGCGCATGGCCCTCAGCGAGCAGAATGTTTTCAGGCTTGATGTCTCGGTGAACAAGCCCGTGCCGATGAGCGTAGTCCAGCGCGTCTGCCACCTCACCAGTGATGCGGCATCCTTCCTCTAGGCTGAGCCGCCCATTGCGGCGAAGTCGGTCACGAAGGCTCTCCCCATCGACGTACGGCATGACGTAGTAGAGAGCGCCTTCGGCATCGCCGGAGTCATGGAGTTGAAGAATGTGGGGGTGGTGTAGCCCAGCCGCGGCCTTGATCTCACGGAGAAACCGTTCGGGCCCCAGGGCGGCGCCCAAGTCCGGGTGCAGGACCTTGAGGGCGACCTTGCGGTCGTGCTTCACGTCGTGTGCCAGGTAGACCGTAGCCATGCCGCCGCGGCCGAGCTCGCGCTCGAGCAGGTAGCGATCGCGGAGGGCGTCGGCAAACGTGGAGGCCGTCACGTCGCGGCCAAGCCTTTGGGAGGGGATACGGAAAATGTGTCTTCGGCAACGTAGGATCGCCAGTGCTGGGGCCGGACGAGTGACACTGATCAAACCGCTTTGAGCCCACTGACGATTGTCTTTATACCTCCGTCGACCCCATGCGCTGGCTCAGGCGGCTCGCCCCGTGTGCGCGGCAATGGCCGTACTCAGCTGCGCCGTAGTCTGGTGCACCTCAGCCCATTCCGGGTGGCTTGCGTCCACCTGGCCCGCGCCCAGTTCCTCGGTCAGGCTGCGACAAAACTCGGCCGCGCGGCGCAGCCGGAAGCGCTCCGCCGTGGCCCGCGGAGCCTCTGCACCTGCCGCAGTGAGCAAGGCCCACACCCGAAGCCGGATGTCGTCCACCAGGCTCTTGAATTCCGGCAGGCCTTCAGGCGAGACCTCTCCAGCATCGAGCCGGCTCTCCAAGTCCTGAAGGATGATACGCATTCGAGCGAGTTCCTCTTTCACGCTGGGGGCCATGGGCGAATCTCCTCGCATGAGTACGTAAGCACTGAACCGGCGAGCTGGATACGGACGTCGGCAGTCGTTCCGACCCGGATGCATCGAATGTGCTTGTAACACAGGGCGATCGCTAGTTCGAGGTGCGATTCCCTCGAAGGCTGGGTCGGCCCCCGCGCCCTTGCCCATCGGACCGCGGTTCTGCCGCCGCGCCCGAGACCTCGGTGTCCGCGCCCGCGCCTCCGCCCGCCGGACCGTGACGCGTGCCGCCCGGCGCGGAGCTCTGTCGCGGCTGCGCGCCCTTCGTCCCGGCCGCCCGCGCTCCGTCCCGGCTGCCCGAGCTTCCGATGACCTGGCGCGGCTCCCTGTCCGCCGCGCGCGGCCGCAGTTCCGGGCCGCCCGAGCGCCCTGCCGATCCGCCCAAGCCTCCGAACGGCGCGCCCGCGGGTCATTTCATCCTCCCGCCGCCCCGTTTCTGCCCGTCGTCATCCGGTTTGGCCCGCCCGCTTCTCGGTGATATGTTCCGCGGTCCCCCCATCCTGAGCCCATGCTCCTGACGAGCTGCACGAGCAATTCGCTGCCGCGCCCGTGGACACTGACGTCCTGATCGTCGGCGCCGGCCCCACGGGGCTGATGCTGGCCAATCAGCTCGCCCGCCACGGCGTGCGCGCGCTGCTCATCGACCGTACCGCCGGACCGGCACGCGAGACCCGCGCCCTCGGCGTCCAGGCCCGCACCCTCGAGATCTATTCCCACCTCGGCATCGCGGAGCGGGCGGTGGAGTTGGGGAAGCGTGCCACCGGCGCCAATCTGTGGGCCCAGGGGAGGCCGACCGCGCGGGTACCGCTGGGCGACATCGGGCGGAGCTTGAGCCCCTATCCCTTTCTCCTGATCCTGGGGCAGGACGACAACGAACGGCTGCTGGGCGAGGCGCTCGCCACCCGCGGCCAGACGGTGCAGTGGAGCACGGAGCTGGTCGGGCTTTCGCAGGAAACCGATCGGGTGGTGGCCCGGCTCCGGCAGCCGGACGGTAGCACCCGGGAGATCACGGCCGCCTGGACGGCCGGGTGCGACGGCGCGCGCAGCAGCGTGCGCGAGATGAGCGGGATCGCCTTCGTCGGCGCGCCGTACGAGCACGTGTTCTTCGTCGCCGACACCCAGGTCACCGGACCGATGGTGCGCGACGAGCTCAACGTCTTCCTCTGGCGCGACGGCTTTCACCTCTTCTTCCCCATGCGCGGGGCCGATCACTGGCGCATCGTCGGCATCCTGCCCGCAGCACTGCGCGGGCGCGACGACGTGACCCTCGACGACGTGGTTCCTTCCATCCGGCATGAGGCGCCCGGCGTTGCGGTCCAGGCATGCACCTGGTTCTCCACCTACCGCATCCATCACCGACGCGCCGAGCGGTTTCGCCAGGGCCGCTGGTTCCTCCTGGGCGACGCGGCGCATATTCACAGTCCGGTCGGCGCGCAGGGGATGAACACGGGCCTGCAGGACGCGTACAACCTGGGCTGGAAGCTGGCACTGGTGGTCTCGGGCCGTGCGGGAGCTTCGTTGCTCGATTCGTACGAAGCCGAGCGGATCCCGGTGGCCGAGCGGCTGCTCGGCACGACCGACCGGCTGTTCTCACTCGCCGTGTCGGCCAACTGGATGGTGGGATTCATCCGGAGCAAGGTGTTCGCCCGGATGCTGGCCCTCGCCATGGGAGTGGAGAGGATCCGGACGCTCGGGTTCCGCACCATCTCCCAGATCGGGATTCGCTACCCGCGCAGTCCGCTCTCAAGCACGCTGCCCGAGCTGCCCCGCTCGGCGCCTCGCGCGGGCGATCGCTTTCCCTGGCTCCGGCTTCGGCTGAGCCCAAACGGCCCGGCAGAGGACCTGTTCCAACGACTGGACGACACTCGATTCACTCTGGTCGTGGTCGGACAGCCCGCGCCGCCGCAGGGTTCCGGGCTGCAGGATCTCCTGGCCACCTTGGAGGTTCCCCTCGATCCCGCCAATGAAGCTGCCCTATCGCGTGTCGGGATTCCCCGTCGCGCGTTCTACCTGGTGCGGCCGGACGGATACGTCGGCCTCGCGGGGACCAGCCTGGTCGGCGCGGCGCTGATGGATTACTTCTCCGAGCGGCTGGGCATAGGGGTCGCCCGCGCGTGAAGCATTCTCAAATGACAACAACCTGGAATACCCCTGTGAGTCTTCAGCGTCGACCCGCGCGGCTCCTCGCGCTTGCCCTCGCCCTCGCCCTGTCCGGTCCTGCGCTGCACGCCCAGGCCTCCCCCCGCGGCCTGGCGCAGCGGATCGAGCGGATCACCTCCCGCCCGGAGTTTCGCCACGCGCTCTGGGGCATCGAGGTCTATTCGCTCGACACCCGCCGACCGCTCTATACAGTGAACGCCGACAAGCTCTTCGTCCCCGGCTCCACCACCAAGCTGCTGACCGAGGGCAGCGCCCTGGGCCTGCTCGGCGCCGACCACCGGTTCCACACTCCGGTCTATCGCACCGGGCCGATCGCGCCGGACGGGACGCTCGATGGCGACCTGGTGCTGGTGGCCAGCGGCGATCCCAACCTGTCGGGCCGGATCACCCACGACAGCATCCTCGCGTTCGAGAATCACGACCACAGCTACGGCGGCGACACCGCGACCCGCGCCGTCCCCGGCGATCCCCTGCTGGTGGTGCGCGCCCTCGCGCGGCAGG is a window from the Gemmatimonadales bacterium genome containing:
- a CDS encoding protein kinase; the protein is MTASTFADALRDRYLLERELGRGGMATVYLAHDVKHDRKVALKVLHPDLGAALGPERFLREIKAAAGLHHPHILQLHDSGDAEGALYYVMPYVDGESLRDRLRRNGRLSLEEGCRITGEVADALDYAHRHGLVHRDIKPENILLAEGHAHVADFGIAKGVSVATHAGLTQTGLLVGTPAYMSPEQGAGGEVDGRSDQYSLACVTFEMLTGSPLFSGPTPQAVLLQRFRPIPFEAWPGSISVSMQQVFRRALAVEPSDRFTSSSEFAQTLETQSRPAIASVAAPERPTIIVLPLVNMNASSDDEYFSDGMTEDIIAQLSLVRGLRVISRTTAMRYKGLQRSLVDIAEELHASHVVEGSVRRAGTRLRIVAQLIEARSDEHLWSETFDRDLTDVFAIQSDVAERITGALRTRLSPEERRRFGHRPTEDMEAYNLYLLARQQNQAKPDGLAKAIEYFERAIDLDPRFARAYGGLAIAYGWYGAGYFGMRPRDGYGKATVVASKALELDPDVAEAHVILGKFEEWIHFDWNAAEARFERALALNPNYAWGHIVYGFHLAAVGRLAEAVDAGQRGVELDPAAPAVRDNAMWFNYWARRYDEALAEIIAAESQLPEDVFILWTHGAVLIALGRASEAIAPLRELVKRAPIMSYATLLAWGLAAAGQTTEAYELLREIHSRESTEYVWPVGIAWAYARLGQMDRAFEYLERGYEDRAGFMIFISCEPAFDPFRGDPRFDSIVRRVGAIAPSSAGFPLAV
- a CDS encoding FAD-dependent monooxygenase, whose product is MDTDVLIVGAGPTGLMLANQLARHGVRALLIDRTAGPARETRALGVQARTLEIYSHLGIAERAVELGKRATGANLWAQGRPTARVPLGDIGRSLSPYPFLLILGQDDNERLLGEALATRGQTVQWSTELVGLSQETDRVVARLRQPDGSTREITAAWTAGCDGARSSVREMSGIAFVGAPYEHVFFVADTQVTGPMVRDELNVFLWRDGFHLFFPMRGADHWRIVGILPAALRGRDDVTLDDVVPSIRHEAPGVAVQACTWFSTYRIHHRRAERFRQGRWFLLGDAAHIHSPVGAQGMNTGLQDAYNLGWKLALVVSGRAGASLLDSYEAERIPVAERLLGTTDRLFSLAVSANWMVGFIRSKVFARMLALAMGVERIRTLGFRTISQIGIRYPRSPLSSTLPELPRSAPRAGDRFPWLRLRLSPNGPAEDLFQRLDDTRFTLVVVGQPAPPQGSGLQDLLATLEVPLDPANEAALSRVGIPRRAFYLVRPDGYVGLAGTSLVGAALMDYFSERLGIGVARA